Genomic segment of Fibrobacter sp. UWEL:
AGAGAACCTTGTTGGTTTCGCCGTTGAATGCGTTTACAGCGCCGATCAACATGTTGTTGGAAATGTTTTCCAAGTGACCACGGTAGTTGAGCCACGGACCAGCCATAGAAATGTGGTCGGTGGTGCACTTGCCCTTGGCCTTGATCAGGATCGGAGCGCCCATAATGTCCTTGCCGTCCCATGCTGCAAACGGAGCCAGAACCTGGAGGCGCTTGCTTTCGGGGTTGATGGTCACGGTGATGGAGGAACCGTCTTCTGCAGGAGCCTGGTAGCCAGCGTCCTTCACGTCGAAGCCCTTAGGCGGCAGTTCGCACTGTTCAGGAGGATCCAGCTTAACAGCCTTGCCTTCCATGTTAGTGAGAGTGTCGGTCATGGGGTTGAAGCGGATGTCGCCAGAGAGGGCGGCAATCACAGCCATCAGCGGAGAAGCAACGAAGGCGTGGGTGTTGGGGTTGCCATCAGCGCGCTTTGCAAAGTTACGGTTGAAGGAGTGAACGATGGTGTTCAGTTCCTTCTTGTCGGCACCAGCACGGTCCCAACGGCCAATGCAAGGACCGCAAGCGTTGGTCATGATGGTTGCGCCGAACTGCTTGAACAAGTCGATGAGGCCATCGCGTTCTGCAGTGTAACGGACCTGTTCGGAACCCGGGTTGATGATGAGCGGGCACTTGGGGGTAAGACCCTTGGCCAGAGCCTGCTTGATCATGCTTGCTGCCATGAAGAGGTCTTCGTAGCTGGAGTTGGTGCAGGAACCGATGAGAGCTGCAGAAACCACCGGAGTAGATTCCGGCTTGGCTTCAGTAGCCTTGATAGATTCTGCCATGTCGGTGACGGCGAATGCGCGGTCCGGGCTGAAGGGGCCATTGTAATGGGGAACGAGTGTGGAAAGGTCGATTTCCACAACGCGGTCGAAGTACTTTTCCGGTTCAGCTTCAACTTCCGGGTCAGCCTTCAGGTGTTCTGCAATCTTGTCGGCAGCGGCAGCAACGTCTGCGCGGCCAGTGACCTTCAGGTAGCGGCTCATGGAATCGTCGTAGCTGAAGGTAGAGCAGGTTGCGCCCACTTCTGCGCCCATGTTAGCGATGGTTGCCTTGCCGGTAGCGGAGAGGCTGCGTGCGCCTTCGCCGAAGTATTCGATAATAGCGTTGGTGCCACCCTTAACAGTCAGGATGCCAGCCAGCTTCAGGATAATGTCCTTAGCGGTTGCGAAGCCCTGGAGCTTGCCGGTGAGCTTCACACCGATCAACTTGGGGTACTTCAATTCCCAGGGGAGGCCAACCATGGCGTCCACAGCGTCAGCACCGCCAACGCCGATAGCCAGCATACCGAGACCACCTGCGTTCACAGTGTGGGAGTCGGTACCGATCATCATGCCACCGGGGAATGCGTAGTTTTCGAGAACCACCTGGTGAATAATGCCTGCGCCCGGGAGCCAGCAGTCAATGCCGTACTTGGCGGAAACGGACTGGAGGAAGTCATACACTTCCTTGCTGTCGGTCTTTGCCTTGGGAAGGTCAATTTCCACACCTTCCTTAGCGATAATCAAGTGGTCGCAATGTACAGAACTTGGAACAGCGACCTTGGATTTTCCAGCAGTTGTAAACTGGAGGAGGGCCATCTGGGCGGTTGCGTCCTGCATGGCGACGCGGTCTGGGTTAAATTCGGCAAAGTCAGTACCACGAGCATAGGTCTTGGATTCTGCGCCAGCGATCAAGTGGCTGTACAAAATCTTTTCGGCCAAGGTGAGGGGGCGGCCCAGCTGCTTGCGGGCTTCTGCCACACGACCGGGGATACGGGCGTAGGTGGCCTGAATCATGTCGAAATTAAAAAGCATAGTTACCTCTGTTTGATTTTAACGGCCAAAATTTAGAAAAATGAAAAAATCGGCCGGGGATATCCGACCGATGATTTACAAAAACCATGCCAAAAGAGCTTCTTACGGATTTTCTGGAACAGCTATGGGGGTAAAGGAAATGTTGGTGATCTGATGGCTCTGGACTTCTCCGTAGCAGCAGGGGAATTCTTGCTGGAGAATAGGACTTGCTTCCTTGGAGGTGACTGCGTCCAGTGTGATGGTTACCTGAAGGTTGTATTCCTTTCCGATTTCCGCATTGCTACAGGTTCCCTTGGTGGTAACAGCTTTCTTGCTGTCGTTAATCAGAAGGGCGTAATTACATTCCTTTTCGGCCTCAGGATCTTCGTTTACAGCTAGGGACATGTCCTGAACCTTCGCCTTGAATTCAAGGACGATAGATTCCCCGCAGGTAACGTCCTTCCTGGATTGCTGAGAGGCGGTCATCAAATAGATGGGGGAGGTGCAGCTGGATCGCATTACCTTTACGCCGGGCTGGAACAACTGGAGAATGTTGAAGTTCCCTAGTACTGCAGGAGTGCAACCATCAGATGCTTTCTGGATTTCCTTGGGTGTATTGTCCTGATTGAATGCCAAGGCTCCGCAGAAAGACTCGCTTAGTTCCTTTATCTGGAATTTTTCGGTATGGGCGCTGTCCATCTGGATAGAAACATCCAGTACACCGCCGTTTCCTTCTTCACAGCAACAGTCGGAACATCCCATGTTTTTCAGGGATGTTTCGTAGTAGGGCTTAAATGTGGTTCCCGTTACGGTTCCGTTCATTTCAGAAAGCTTTTGAGTGCTTTCGTTCACGACAATTTTATTGCCGGTGGTGTCCTGAATGCATTTTACCTTGGCAATGCTGGTAGAGCCTACTGTCCTGAATTGGAATCGAGAACCCTTTTCCGGAAGTGTTGCCAGGGTGGCGCTTGCATAAAGAACCGTAGAATCTGGGTTTTCTGTAACGTTGGCGGTCCACCAGATGTCACCTCGGGTGAATTCTGCTATTCTGGAATTGAGCTTTTTATACTCTTCTACGGTGGGAAGTCTGTATCCTGTAGGGCAGGCGCTGATGGCGTCCATCCAGGTGTAATGATTCTCGATGACTTCGTTTATTTCCTTGACCGTGTCCGCCAGGGTAATTAGACGTGCCGTTGCTAAATACTGAGTAAGGGTGTCCTTGACAACGGGAGCATTGCCGTTGGAGCTTGATGTTTTATCCGTGGATGTCTTATCTCCGCATGCGCAGAGGCAGAGTGCTGCGGCTAAAGAAATGAGATGTATTTTTTTCATAGTAGAATTTCCAATTGCTCAAAATATAACAACAATACTTTTTCTATCTTCTGCTTCCTAAAAAGTAGAGGAGCAGTTTTTTATGGCAAATATTGTGGATGCAGGGGTCCTGGACAGGGAATTGAATGCCGAACAGGCCGCTGCCGCAAAGAAAATCGACGGTCCTATGCTGATTCTTGCTGGCGCAGGTTCTGGAAAGACCCGTGCCATCACTTACAAGATTGCCCATATCGTCTCCTGCCATAATGTGGAATCCGACCGAATTCTGGCGGTGACCTTCACCAATAAGGCTGCCCGCGAAATGAAGGATCGTATCCAGAAACTCCTGGATGCACGACTGAATTTCAGCTGGATGGGAACGTTCCACTCGGTCTGCCTCAAGATGTTGAAACTTTGCCTCTCCAAGGAATCTGTGGTGGCCGCCATGTCCGATTCCACCGGCAAGTGGTTTGACGGCAACTTCTCCATCTATGACGATGACGACCAGAAACGCATCCTGAAGGAAATCATGAAGGCGGACAACGAAAATGTGGAAGCCTCCGACATTAAGAAGGTCCATTCCGCGATTTCCCGCTTCAAGAATACGGTTCTCTATAAGGGTGGATTTGCAACCCTGCAGACTCCGGAAGTGGCCAAGGAACGCGCTGACTATCCCGACGAAGAACTGAGAGCCAAGTATTATGGCCTCTACCAGAAGAAACTCCGCGAATCTAACGCCATGGATTTTGATGACCTGCTGTTTAACACCGTCCTGATGCTGCAGCGCCAGCCTAAGCTGGCGGAACAGTTGGCCCAGCGTTTCAGGTATGTAGTGGTGGACGAATACCAGGATACCAACGACGTTCAGTACGAGTTGCTGAAACTCCTGATCAATGACCAGCGGAACGTGACCGTGGTGGGCGATGACGACCAGAGTATTTATGGCTGGCGCGGTGCCAACATCAAGATTATCCGTAATTTCCATCAGGATTTTGCTCCTGTGACCGTGGTAAAGCTGGAACGTAACTATCGCTCTACTTCCAATATCGTCCAGGGGGCAGGCTCTGTCATTGCTCATAATATCCGCCCCGAGGGTATGGAAAAGGTGGTGTTCTCCAAGGAAGAAGCAGGTGAACTGATTCACGTCCGTAATTTTATGGACGATCGCGGTGAAGCTTCTGCCATTGCAGATACCATCGCCAAGGCGGGTCCTGATTTCTATGCCAAGACAGCAGTGTTTTATCGCACGAATGCCCAGTCCCGTGCTCTTGAAAAGGCTTTGAATGATCGCCGTATTCCGTCTGTGATTTTCGGTGGAACCCGGTTCTGGGACCGCAAGGAAATCAAGGATATTCTGGCCTACTTGCGTCTTCTTTCCAATGATCGTGACGATGCCGCTTTCCTTCGCGTGATCAATACGCCTCCTCGTGCCATCGGTAAAACCACCGTGGAAAACATTCTTGAAAAGGAACGTATGGGTGAAGGCTCCTTCTGGGAAAATCTTCTGGAAGAAGCAAATGGCTTAAGCCGCTCCGCTCCTAAGCTCCGAGGCTTTACGGACTTGATCCTTACCTGGAAGGACTTAATCAAGTCTGGCGAAACTCCGCTGCCTATTCTTGCCGAACGCATTATCAATGACATTGGCTATAAGGAATTCCTCCGTAAGGAAGACGAAATTACCGCTGATGAGCGCATTGGCAACTTGGACGAAATGGTGAACGCCATTCGTGAATTTGACGAAGATCATCCGGGTGCAACTCTGGAGGCCTTCCTTCAGGATATTTCCCTCTTGACCGATGGAGACAAGAAGGTGGATACCTCCAAGGGACTTGTAACCCTCATGACCATTCATATGGCCAAGGGCCTTGAATTCAATACGGTCCATATTGCAGGCTGCGACGAGGAAATCTTCCCTCTGGTTCGCGGCGGAATGATGGCGTCTTCCCAGGAAATGAACGAGCAGATGGAAGAAGAACGCCGTCTGTTCTACGTGGGATGTACTCGTGCGGAAAAAATTCTGTACCTGTACCATGCTGAACGTAGGTTCTTCCAGGGTAATATCCGCCCCTTCGCTCCTTCCAGATTTTTAAAGGAATTGGATCCTTCCGTAGTGGACGTTCAAGAATCCGGAGGCTTTGGCGATAGTTTCAACGATTTCAATCAGGACTATCCCCGTCAGGGCGGTTTCTCCAGACCCATGCGCCCCTCTTTCCCGTCTTCCTCCGGCTCCTCTTTCCCCAGACGTCCCAGTCCCTCCGGAAATTCTTTCTCCGGCAGGTCCAGTAGCTTTGGAAACAATGGCGGAAACAGCTTTAACAACGGCTTCAACCGTCCGGCCCCCGTTCCGCCTTCCATCCGCAAGAATGACCGTCGCATTGTGTTCAAGAATCCGGTGACGGTTCCTAATCCCGCTGCGAAACCCTCCGGTCCTCGTGTGGTCTTCGATGAATTTAGCGAGAATCCCTTCCAGAATGGGGTGAAGGTCCGTCATTCAAAGTATGGCGTTGGAACCGTCATGAAGTGCTACGGAACCGGCGACAATGCCCGAGTGGATGTGGTTTTCGGTGATAATGTCACAAGAACCATCATCTTGAAGTATGCTGCCCTGCAAATCGTGAAGTAATTTTTTAGGGGCTAGGGGCTAGGATCTAGGGGCTAACCCTATACCCTATCCCCTGCACCCTGTACCCTATTTTGCAAACGGGTGTTGACATTTTTCTTGAAAAAAATTGCTAGTTTTTACCTTGAATAATATAAAAGAGGCTTTATGCTCGAAAATAGTGAAGTTTTGAAATTGGCTAAGCTGTCTCGTCTCAGCGTTTCTGAAGAAGAAATTCCGGCTCTCAAGGGCCATCTGGACAAGATGCTTGCTCATCTGGATGCCCTTCAGGCTCTGGATCTCTCCCATGTGGAACCGATGACCGCTGTTGAGAACGGCGCTACCATCCTCCGTGAGGATGAACCCACTCAGGGATTTTCTCTAGATCAGGCTTTTGCTAATGCCCCGGCAGTGGAAAATGACCACTTTGCCATTCCTAAGGTCATCGGCGGCTAATTTTCTTAGCCTGCTGTAGCCTTTTCGGAGTCCTATGGCTGTACATTGTATCGTTCCTGCCCGCATGGGTTCTTCCCGATATCCCGGGAAGCCTTTGGTGAAGATTGCCGGTAAGGAAATGATTGTCCGTACCATGGAGAGAGCTCTCCTGGCGGATTGCTTTGAACGTATTATTTGTGCTACTGACGACGACCGTATTGCGGAAGTCGTCTCTAATGCTGGCTTTGAATTTATTCTGACAGGGCCTGCAAGTACGGGGTCTGATCGTGTGGCCGATGCCGCCCGAGCCTTGGGCCTTGATCTGGTGGTGAACCTTCAGGGGGATGAACCTCTGGTGGAACCTTCGGTTCTATCCGACGTTGCCCTTGAACTAGAACGTCATCCTGATTGCTGGGTGACAGTTGCCTGCCCCCTCAATCCTGCTGAAGCCATGGTTAAGACTGTGGTGAAGGTCCTGGTAGATGGGGATGTGGCGGTGGACTTTACCCGCGAAGTTCCGCCTTCTGACGCTTCCCGATGGTTCCAACACCAGGGAATTTATGCTTATTCCAGACTTGCCCGCGAGGAATTTGCTTCCTTGCCCCAGAGTCCTATCGAATTGGAACGTTCCTTAGAGCAAATGCGCATTCTGGGAAAACGTCCTATTCGCATTGTCCAGAGTCCTTATGCCTCTGTTTCTGTAGATGTTCCCAGCGACGTTGCTGCTGTGGAATCTTTAATACATTCGGTTACTCCCTTCCGCATTCAGCCGGGAGTAGCCCATGAACGGCCCTGAGAAAAAAGTCGTCTATCTGGCTTTTTGCCTGTTTTTGGTGGGTGTAATAGTCCGCGTTCTTCCGTGGGGTTTGCCCTCTATGGATACGTTCCAGGTAGAGGATTTTACAAACAACTTAATTATACCTAGTGCGGATTCAGTAGCCTTGGTTCAGGTGGCTCCAGAGAATAATGGGACCACGGAAATAGAATCGAAAGTGATTAAAAAGGAGCGCAAAAAGAAGAAAACGGTGCAGTTGCCATTGCACATTAACACTGCATCGGCTGAGGATTTGTGTGCCCTAAAAGGGGTGGGTCCAAAGCTTGCGGAAAAGATTGTGACCCAAAGAGAGGCGAAAGGACCCTTTAAAACCCCCGAAGACCTGAAAAAAGTGCCTGGAATAGGCAAGAAAAAGCTGGAGGGTATACTACCTGAGGTGATTTTTGATTAGTTTTGTAAAGTAAAATTTTAATCATAAGTCGTTGAGTATATGAGTGATACGAAATTATACCTAGGTATTGAAGTGGCTGACGCCTCTCTAAAGGTTGCCCTCCTGGATGGTACGGAACGTCGTGTTCTTAAAACTGCCATTCTGGAAACCGAAACCAGCCCGCTGGTGGACGTCTACGCTTTCGAAGCGGTGCTTCAGGAATGGATGAAGTTCATCAATGTGGAAAACGTTGATGCAGTTTCCGTGTCTATCCCTGCATTCCGCTCTATTATCCGTCAGGTTTTTGTTCCCGCCGAGGCTTCCAAGAATCTGGATGACTACCTGAAGTGGTACGTGTCCCTCATTACCAATGCGGATGATGGTGTTTACGTCATTGACTACCAGATCATGAAGGGAGACGATTCCCTGGGTTATACCGTCATGCTCATTGCGGTTCGTCGCGAATGGGTGGATAACCTCCGTAAGGGCTTCCGTAACAAGTCCTTGACCCCGAAGTCTCTGGATGTGGACGTCCTTTCCTTGATGAACCTGATGGACTTTGCCGAACATGTTGCTGAATTGGAATGTGTGGTCAAGGCTGACTATGCCGGTGTGACCATGGTTTGGCTTACCAAGGATAACCTGCAGGCAATGCGCTGCGTTTCCACCTTGAATTTGGTGAACAAGTCCAGGGAAGAAGCTTACCAGATTCTTGCCGACGGTATTGCCGAACAGATGCGCCTGGCTCAGGAAGAAAATGCGGCTATTGTTGCTAAGATCGTAAATCTGTGCGGTGAAATGGCTAGCGATCTTGCCTTTGTGGAAACTCTTCGCCAGAAGCTGAGTGACAGCCAGCTGGTGCTGATGGATTCTTTCTCTAACCTTCGACTGCCGGTGGATGCCGAAGATGCCGCTGCAGTATTGTGCTGCTCCGGTGCAATCGGTGCTGCCCTTAATGTGATGGAGGGTGTATGATTCATTTGAACTTGATTGATGCTGCAGAACGTCTGTCTACTGTCGAAACAGTTGCTCCGGTTCATGTTACCAGCATTGCAGAAAGGAATAAGAAGAGCCGTAATAAGCTCTTGACCGCTGCCGTCGCTGCAATTTTTGCTGTGGTGGGCTTCAGCTGCTTCCTTAGCGTTAACGGTGTTCCTGATCCGCTTCAGGGACTGTTCCCCGCATCCTACTTGAACTTGATTGGTGCTGAAGATCCGTCTCTTACCGAAGTTCGAAGCGAAACTGGAATGCGGACTTCTGCCGGTGGTTCGCTTGAAAATCAGGCTTTGAATGCTGCAGCTTACGCCCGTCAGCGTGAGGCGATGACTGCAAAGCAAATCGTGGGTGAAATCAATCCCCAGGTTCTGTATAAGAAGACTCGTACGGATTACAATTCCTATCTGCCTCTCGAAAAGGTGTCCTACCAGAAGGCTTCCTTCGGTCAGTTCATCGCTTTCCTGAATACGGCGACTCCGGATGACGTTGGTTTCTCCGACTGTATTTATAAGGCTCCTAACTTCTTCTACGTTCGTGGCGTTGCTGTGAAGCCTACTTCCCAGCGTTCCTTCCTTGAACGCATGAAGTCTGTCAGCTCTAACTTCAAGACTCCTGCTCTTCCGGAAAATGCTCCTGCTACAGACATTACCGCTTACGGCCAGTACAACGTGAATAACGTGAAGCTGAACTCCGTTAACCAGTTCGTTCCCAGCGCAGAGGTTGCCGTGGAAGTTAAGAACCTGAAGTCCATGGCTTCCAATGTGAAGGTTTCGCTGTCTGGCCTGGAAAAGCCTGTCATTGAAGACTTCGGCGTTTACAAGCGCTATGCTTTCAATGTGACTTCTTCTGCGGACTTTAGCGACCTTCAGGCCTTCTTTGCAGCTTACACTGCATCCAATGCTCGCGTTGGTATCCAGCAGATTGAAATGAAGCACGCCAAGAAGGATCTGGTGTCCTCCATGCGCTTCGAAATGTACGTCGTTCCCTAGTAGAAATTCAAGATGCCTATTCGAATTACCGGAGGCACCTTGAGGGGACGTAACGTCCCTTCGCCTGATACATCCAAGACAAGGCCCACAGCGTCTCGTACCCGCGAGGCTCTGTTTAATATTCTGCAAGGAGTAGAGGGCTTCCGTATGCTGGACCTGTTCTGCGGGACCGGCATTATGGGGATTGAGGCTATCAGCCGAGGTGCCGCTTCTGTTACTGCGGTGGAAATGTCCAAGGTCCAGGCCAAACTGGTACAGCAGGCTTACTCTTCCCTTAAATTGGATAGCCAGGTTAATTTACTTGTAACCAGCGCGTTGACTCTTTCAAAGGATGTCCTCTGTAAGGACGAGGGCTTCGACTTGATTTATGCGGATCCTCCCTTTAAGGATATGGAATATCCGGATCTCCGTCCCTTCTGGGAATGGTTGAATCCTGGTGGCGTGGCGGTGTTTGAAGCGCCCACCAAGAACCTTCCGGCGTGGGCTAAGGAAGCCGAGGCCAACGATCTTTTGCAGATTCGAAAATACGGTGAATCGTCCTTGCTTATCTACCGTCAAACTTGCTAATTTATGGCTGTGAAAACGTCCAATAAGAATATCGCGGTTTTTGCAGGATCTTTTAATCCCTTCACTGTGGGACACCTGGACTTGGTGGCTCGCGGTGCAAAGTTGTTCGATGAACTCTATGTCTTGATCGGGGTGAATGCTTCCAAGAAGTATATGCTCTCTACTGAAGTCCGCAAGGCAATGATTGAAAAAGCCTGTAATGGACTGAAGAACGTGAAAGTGGTCGCTTATGACGGGTTGACCACCTCCTTCATGAAAGAGATTGGCGCGAAGGTTCTTCTTCGTGGTGTTCGTAATGGATCTGATATGGATTACGAACTTTCCGTAGATTGGAACAACAAACTGCTGTATCCGGAATGTGAGACGGTGTATCTGTCCTCTGATCGGGAACACCTGATGGTAAGCAGCAGCGTGGTTCGGGAACTCCTGAAGTGCGGCCTGGCGGAAACTGCCGATGGTCGCAAGAAGCTGAAGTCCTACGTTCCCGCATCCATTCTGAATGACTTAATTAGCGAATACAAGAAAAACAAGTAGTATTATGAGACCTTTTAGATTTTTGCCCAAGTGCCTTCGTGTGTTGCTGATTGCAAATGCTGTGGTATTTGGCATTGCTTTTATTGTTGGTGGCATTCTTGGTCTTCACCTGAATATTCCTGGCGTAGGCTATGGTAACGTTCGTGACATCATTGCTCATTTTGGCGCCTTCTGGCCTACCAATCCGCTCCAGGCCTGGCGTTATGTGACCTACATGTTTGTCCATATCGATTTCTGGCATTTCCTGTTTAATATGCTGATGCTCTGGATGTTCGGTTCCGAGGTGGCGGACATGATGGGCTCCAAGCATTTTGTGGGAATGTATTTCTTCTGTGGCATTTTTGCGGCTATCTTTAGCCTGGTCATGTGTATTCTGGGTTTGACCTACAATCCGATCATTGGTGCCAGCGGTGCCTTGATGGGAATTTTTGTGGCCTACTATAAGTTCTTCCCCAACCGCATGCTGCTCATGTTCTTCTTTTTCCCCATGCGCATTAAGTACGCCATGTGGTTCATGGTGGCGATTGATGTGCTGATGGCACCTTCCGGTGACGGGGTTGCTCACCTGGCTCATTTGGGCGGTGTTGTGGGTGGCTTTATCTACATGCGTCTTTATAACGGTGGTTTTGGCGGTTTACTGTCCAAACTTGGTAGCGCTGCAAAGAACGCTCGTGGTCCTAAGTTTAAGATGAATGACGGTGGTCGAAGCTATAGCGAGACCCGTCGTGCTCGCAATTCTAGTGAGCCTATTGAAGGCGAAGTCTTCGACATGGACGAAGATAAGCGTATGGATGAAATTCTGAAAAAGGTAAACCGCGAAGGAATTAATTCCCTTACGGATGCCGAACGTCAGTTCCTGCTACGTGCTGGTGAACGTATCCGCCGTCGTCGTGGAGGCATGTAATGAAGAAAATTCTCGGTGTTGGTGCCGCCCTCGTTGATATTCTGGCTAATGTCAGTGACGAATGGATGGACGCCCAGGGCGTTCAGAAAGGCGGCATGAATGCGGTGGACTGGCCTCAGATGGAAAAGTTCCTGAATAGTCTGGAAAAGCCTATTCGTGTTCCGGGCGGTTCTACCTGCAATACCATGGTCGGTATCGCAAAATTGGGCGGTAACGCCTCCTTCATCAGTAAGGTGGGGGAGGACGAACTGGGCCGTCTGTTCCAGGACCATCTGAAAAACTCTGGCGTGGAATCCAGGATGGGTATTTCCGATGTGGCAACGGGTTGCGTGTTCTCTGCAGTTACTCCCGATGCCCAGCGTTCCATGTGGACGTATCTTGGCGCCTCCAGCAACCTGGGGGAAACGGATTTTACCAAGTCCCTTTACGAAGGTGTGGACCTGGTTTTTGTGGAAGGCTATAACGCCTTTAATACCGAATGTTTCAAAAAATCTCTGGAGCTTGCTCACCAGATGGGTATTGAAACTGCTCTGGATTTCAGTTCCTTCGGTGTGGTTGATGCTTGCCGTAAGACGTTCGATGAACTGTTTGAACGTAAGATGATTGACATTATCATTGCCAACGAAGACGAAGCTTTCGCTTATGCCGGTGTGAAGGAAGAAGCTGCTCTGGACGTTCTTGCCAAGAAGGCTAAGGTTGCCGTGGTGAAGATTGGCAAGCGTGGCGCCTTGATTGCTAAGGATGGAATGGTCACTCGTGTGCAGGCTGGCTCTGCCAAGGCAATCGATACCACTGGCGCAGGCGACCTGTGGGCTGCAGGGTTTATCTATGGCTATATGAATGGCTGGGATATGGAACGTGCAGGCAACTTGGGCAGTGTGGTTTCTAACGAGGTGGTCCAAGTCATGGGTGCGCAGATTCCTGAAGAGGGCTGGAAGCGTATTTTGGCCCATCGAGGCTGATTTTGACACTCTAGATTGTGATAATCATTACCCTATGAGGGTTCCTTGAAAAAGTCGGTTTGTAAAGCCGGCTTTTTTAATATATCTTAAGGATATCACTGGAGGTGTTATGAATATCCTGAAAAGTATTTTAGCTTGTGGTTTGGCTTGGACTGCAGTATCCTTTGCTGACGATCGCGACGAAAATATATGCAATGAATTAGGCAACGATATTGTTAGCCTAAAGCTTGCCTATGTGGATGAATACTTATGGTATGGTGACAAGGATTTGGTTACAGCGGATTCCCAGAAAGTGGTTCGTCATGAAAGTTTTGAAAATATGGCTGCCATTGGTAAGGACTTTCCTTATAGCATTCCCTATTCTTTAAAGGCGGGCTGTATCGTCAGCAAGCAGGTGACTTACTCCTTTATGCAGTGGGATAACTCCAATAAGAAATGGGATGTGAATGGCGATAATCACGATTACGCTACCACCATTGTAGATATTCACGGGAATAGGACGGATACATTTGATTCCACCAACGCCTACAATCTTTTGCTGGTTCTTGCCAAAAATGCGGATTTTGACAAGGAATCCTATAGTTCGGATGAATTGTTTGTTTCCAAGACTTATGAACTGGCGTTTGAAAGCTGGTTTGCTACGGCGAACGTGTATGTGTCAAAGGATACTGTCATTAACGGACAAACCTATGGGTTGAGACGAACCTATTCCGGATATGCCATGGCTCAGGATTCCCTGAAGGTGGTGACAAACGCTGTTCAGTCTGTGAATATTCCGGAAGGCGTGAATAAAGTGGAACTTCAGGTATTCCATGCGATTATGAAGGATCCCAATAGGAAAATACCTGCGGCGGAATCTTCTAGCAGTGTAGAACCTGTGGTTGCGTCCTCTAGCAGTGTTGCTCCTGCGGAATCTTCTTCCAGCGAGGTGAGCGAACCTCCTCTGATGGTGAAGTCCTTGCAGGCTACTCCCGCAATCATGGGCGTTCGTCAGGTGCGTCGTCTGGATGGCTCTGTTGTGAAGTCTAATGAAACCATGAAACCTGGCGTATACTATGTGCAGGGTATGGATGGCCTGTGGAAAAAGCAGTTGGTCAAGACTCGCTAGCTTTGGCGTGTTTTTGGATGACTGACTTTTTTATATTGCGGTTATGAAATTTTTAAAGAGCTTTACCAGATTCCTTGCCTTGGTGGTCTGCATGGCCGTGACTTCTTTTGCGGAGGAACCTGCCACAGCTGATTCCGTAAAGACTGCAGAACTTCTGGAAGAAATTGCTATCCGAGATAGTGTGATGGCTATTCATGACAGTTCCTGTGCCGCAGAGAAGGATTCGCTTCGCTTTGCTATGAAAATGGAATCTTCCATGTGTGAAAGCTGGAAGCAGAGTTACGACACCATGAAGAAAAATTATGGGGAATGTAACCAGGCATTGAATGCGTCCTTAAATGAAAATGAGAAGAGTAAGGACGATGCGGAAGAGTCTCGTCAATCTGCGGTGAAGTCCAATATCGCTTCTTTTGCTAGCGGTCTTGGTTTAGGACTTCTGTTGTTCCTGCTTTTCTAATGGATGGGAACCCTATG
This window contains:
- a CDS encoding adenosine kinase; protein product: MKKILGVGAALVDILANVSDEWMDAQGVQKGGMNAVDWPQMEKFLNSLEKPIRVPGGSTCNTMVGIAKLGGNASFISKVGEDELGRLFQDHLKNSGVESRMGISDVATGCVFSAVTPDAQRSMWTYLGASSNLGETDFTKSLYEGVDLVFVEGYNAFNTECFKKSLELAHQMGIETALDFSSFGVVDACRKTFDELFERKMIDIIIANEDEAFAYAGVKEEAALDVLAKKAKVAVVKIGKRGALIAKDGMVTRVQAGSAKAIDTTGAGDLWAAGFIYGYMNGWDMERAGNLGSVVSNEVVQVMGAQIPEEGWKRILAHRG
- the rsmD gene encoding 16S rRNA (guanine(966)-N(2))-methyltransferase RsmD, with protein sequence MPIRITGGTLRGRNVPSPDTSKTRPTASRTREALFNILQGVEGFRMLDLFCGTGIMGIEAISRGAASVTAVEMSKVQAKLVQQAYSSLKLDSQVNLLVTSALTLSKDVLCKDEGFDLIYADPPFKDMEYPDLRPFWEWLNPGGVAVFEAPTKNLPAWAKEAEANDLLQIRKYGESSLLIYRQTC
- a CDS encoding rhomboid family intramembrane serine protease, translated to MRPFRFLPKCLRVLLIANAVVFGIAFIVGGILGLHLNIPGVGYGNVRDIIAHFGAFWPTNPLQAWRYVTYMFVHIDFWHFLFNMLMLWMFGSEVADMMGSKHFVGMYFFCGIFAAIFSLVMCILGLTYNPIIGASGALMGIFVAYYKFFPNRMLLMFFFFPMRIKYAMWFMVAIDVLMAPSGDGVAHLAHLGGVVGGFIYMRLYNGGFGGLLSKLGSAAKNARGPKFKMNDGGRSYSETRRARNSSEPIEGEVFDMDEDKRMDEILKKVNREGINSLTDAERQFLLRAGERIRRRRGGM
- a CDS encoding helix-hairpin-helix domain-containing protein, translating into MNGPEKKVVYLAFCLFLVGVIVRVLPWGLPSMDTFQVEDFTNNLIIPSADSVALVQVAPENNGTTEIESKVIKKERKKKKTVQLPLHINTASAEDLCALKGVGPKLAEKIVTQREAKGPFKTPEDLKKVPGIGKKKLEGILPEVIFD
- the pilM gene encoding type IV pilus biogenesis protein PilM, which translates into the protein MSDTKLYLGIEVADASLKVALLDGTERRVLKTAILETETSPLVDVYAFEAVLQEWMKFINVENVDAVSVSIPAFRSIIRQVFVPAEASKNLDDYLKWYVSLITNADDGVYVIDYQIMKGDDSLGYTVMLIAVRREWVDNLRKGFRNKSLTPKSLDVDVLSLMNLMDFAEHVAELECVVKADYAGVTMVWLTKDNLQAMRCVSTLNLVNKSREEAYQILADGIAEQMRLAQEENAAIVAKIVNLCGEMASDLAFVETLRQKLSDSQLVLMDSFSNLRLPVDAEDAAAVLCCSGAIGAALNVMEGV
- the coaD gene encoding pantetheine-phosphate adenylyltransferase encodes the protein MAVKTSNKNIAVFAGSFNPFTVGHLDLVARGAKLFDELYVLIGVNASKKYMLSTEVRKAMIEKACNGLKNVKVVAYDGLTTSFMKEIGAKVLLRGVRNGSDMDYELSVDWNNKLLYPECETVYLSSDREHLMVSSSVVRELLKCGLAETADGRKKLKSYVPASILNDLISEYKKNK